DNA from Bos indicus isolate NIAB-ARS_2022 breed Sahiwal x Tharparkar chromosome 15, NIAB-ARS_B.indTharparkar_mat_pri_1.0, whole genome shotgun sequence:
TTTACAATGCTTTGGTCCATGCCATCACTGACATTCTAAATAGGCTCTGATTTTCCCTATTACCCCTCCTCCACAGTTTTGGGAGTAGCCTTCATTACCTTTTTTGTTCATTCAGCAGTTAAACACAACATAATAATATCtatccattattttttcaaattatcttcTTTACTTGGTCTTTGAACATTAACTCCATTCTACTGGAGTTAAGAAAGGTTATTTTTAAGTCTCCTTATTTTCTCTTGAATGAAGAGGTCCTGCTTCCACCTCTCTTTAACTCCTGTAGCCTTTTTCCTATGTTTCTTATACTTAACGATTATCAACAAAATCTCATGTCTTCAGTATCTCTTTAGAGCATTCCACTCTCTACACTCTTCTTTTCTATAGGTATTAATGCTTTGCTAATCctgaggacattttttttttttttctttacagtctTCTCAAGAGACATATGCTTTTTCTCTTACTCTTAATACCCCTGGGCCTGGTAGAGGCTGGTATTCCTTCTCCTCCACTGGCACTTACAGTCATTGTTTCTCTTTGGACTACAAACACTTATAGTTGAGTTTACATCATCAGCCTCTATAACCAATCCTCCTTATCCTCCTCCACCTTTTTGCAATCACCTACTAACTAGCATTATGTTTCCTCATCCTTGGAAAGTTTTTGGCTTTGGCTTGCCCTATCTCTCTTAATGGTATCCCTGTCACAATTCCTGATGGACAAGAATTGTAATTTTAATATCTTCATAGAGAAGATCCTTTGAACATTATGGCCCCTTAGTTTCTTGATTTTCCCTCCAAAgatcttctttttctccctacTGTATCCAGTCACTCCATTGTCAGATTTACTAGACAGTGTCATTTGCCAATAACTGCAGCTTTTGATCTCATTTAAGCATCTCAAACTGTAACTATCACCATTTCCTGTCTTTCTAGCTCATTCTCTTTAGTAGAataatgaaagcatttccctGGGGGCCTGACATTTTTTTGTTGGCTTTGCCCATCTCATGTACTCATTCATCTTAAATGCTCTGCTTAAATAATGGTGGTTTCACTCTCTACTTGCATCTACCCTCAAATGTCATACCTATCTCTTTTATTGCTCTCCAAAAGAAATTCTAGTTAAATTTGATTTCTTACCTACCAAGGACGCCTAATAGTCCAGTTGAACACATGACCACATCAATTTTCTGTATCGGGGCACTGAGTACATATATCATCTGCCTCACAGAGTTACCATTACCTTGTAGCCATTTATTTATATGAATTACTAGATTTCAAAGTCATCCTTTTAAGAGTAAAGATATTACCTATATTATTAATGTATTAATGTAATTGAAAAACTTTTTGAACATATAAATGAAccaaatatcagttcagttcagttcagtcgctcagttgtgtctgactctttgtgaccccatgaatcacagcatgccaggcctccctgtccatcaccaactcccggagttcactcagactcacgtccattgagtcagtgatgccatccagccatctcatcctatgttgtccccttctcctcctgcccccaatccctcccagcatcagagtcttttccaatgagtcaactctttgtatgaagtggccaaagtactggagtttcagctttactatcagtccttccaaagaaatcccagggctgatctccttcagaatggactggttgcatctccttgcagtccaagggactctcaagagtcttctccaacaccacagttcaaaagcatcaattcttcggtgctcagctttcttcacgtccaactctcacatccatacatgaccacaggaaaaaccatagccttgactagacggacctttgttggcaaagtaatgtctctgttttcaatatgctatctaggttggtcataacttttcttccaaggagtaagcgtcttttaatttcatggctgcaatcaccatctgcagtgatttgggaacctgaaaaaaagaagtctgacactgtttccactgtttccccatctatttcccatgaagtgatgggaccggatgccatgatcttcgttttctgaatgttgagttttaagccaactttttcactctccactttcactttcatcaagaggctttttagttcctcttcactttctgccataagggtggtgtcatctacatacctgaggttactgatatttctcccggcaatcttgaatccagcttgtgcttcttccagcccagcatttctcatgatgtactctgcatagaagttaaataaacagggtgacaatatacagcgttgacgtactccttttcctatttggaaccagtctgttgttccatgtccagttctaactgttgcttcctgacctgcatacagatttctcaagaagcagatcaggtggtctggtattcccatctctttcagaatttcccacagtttattgtgatccacatagtcaaaggctttggcatagtcaataaagcagaaatagatgtttttctggaattcttgcttttttgatgatccagcagatgttggcaatttggtctctggctcctctgccttttctaaaaccagcttgaacaactggaagttcacagttcacatattgctgaagcctggcttggagaattttgaacattactttctGATATTCTATGTTCTTCTTTAGAAAGTatagaaaatatttgtgttttatcaATGTGGTAATGAGTTAGAAGGCTCCAGGAATGAAATTTGACTTCAGCTCAGTTGTAAGAAAGACATTTAACCTAAAATTAGTTACCCAACTTCTTTAGATCTCAGTTTCTAACTTTATAAAATGAGAGAGATGGAATGGATGGGGCTGCATTTTGAAGCTTAGCATTCTGTGATGGTGAGAAAGCTCTCatgcttttcttgctttttcattttttttttttttctcaaacaagTTGATAAGGGAAAGAGTTTCCTAGAAGCTGACCTAAAGATGTGATTTTTCACAGACAGGTGCTATTCACATGGGGCTAGGTACCTGTGGGAAGTAGGAAGCTGGAACCTTTTTGCTAACAGCCATTGCCCCAGGTTATGCAAAGTCTCAGGcacttgtggaatctttctggagtAACCTGATCAATGTGTCTGGTTCCCTTTACCTGGATTGACTCACTATCATGAATCAGATAACTTGATCCTGACATGATACCATCTCCTTTTCCAAAGCTCAGTCTCTCCAGGTTGATTTGATCATGGTTTGAGCACCTTGTTTTACATCCTGCCTCTGTCCAAACTTCCTGTATATTTGTTGTGCTTGAAAACTGTGATACCTGTTTAAATTCAGTTGCTCATCCTCTTTCATACAAGTGATACCTCATATATTTTGAACAGTTGTTCTTTTCCATGGGTCCTGGCCCATTCCACCATTTCTACTCCCTTTCATCATGTCTTTGGCTTAGAAGATATAGTTATTGGGTCTCTGATAGTGTCTGGTGGCCATCTCTAGGATGTGCTCACGTGAATCTATTCCTCGTGGACCACCTAAACCAACTACACAATGCAAATGTGACTTGAATgtgttaagttaaaaaaacagatttttctgaGTATTCCTGGCCTTATGTCAATGAATAtctatattttcaagttttatgcAAGATATCATGTGTGAAAacatttcccccaaatatttaCACGTGAGTATATATGTTGGTACTTTCTTATATAGCTATTGTAAAACTAAGTATGCAGAGTATAGTATTTTCTTCTAATATccacttgtttttctttcagtggGCACCATTCTCAGTATAGATGGGGACTGGAAACTATACAACTGTGACAGAGTTCATTATTTTGGGGTTAGCGGAGAATACTACAGTTTgtgccattttatttattgtgtttttgGGAATCTATCTGGTTACCTTAATGGGTAATATCAGCATAATCATGTTAATCAGAAGCAGCCCTCAGCTTCACACCCCAATGTACCTTTTCCTCTGCCATTTGGCCTTTGTGGACATTGGGTACTCCTCATCAGTCACACCTGTCATGCTCATGGGCTTCCTCAGGAAAGGAACTTCTATCCAAGTTGCTGGTTGTGTTGCTCAGCTCTGTTCTGTGGTCACATTTGGGACAGCTGAGTGCTTCCTGCTGGCtgccatggcctatgaccgctatgcgGCCATCTGCTTGCCCCTGCTCTACTCCACCCACATGTCCCCCAGAATCTTCATTGTCTTAGTGGGGGCTTCCTATCTAGGTGGGTGTGTGAATGCTTGGACATTCACTGGCTGTTTGTTAAGCCTGTCCTTTTGTGGATCAAATAAAGTCAATCACTTTTTCTGTGATTATTCACCACTTTGGAAACTTTCTTGTTCTCATGATTTTACTTCTGAAATAATTCCAGCCATCTCTTCTGGCTCAGTTATTGTAGCCACTGTGTTTATCATTGCTCTCTCTTACATCTACATCCTTTTCTCAATCCTGAAGATGCGTTCCACTGAGGGGCGGcgcaaagccttctccacctgcacGTCTCACCTCACAGCAGTTACTCTGTTCTATGGGACCATCACATTCATTTATGTGATGCCCAAGTCCAGCTACTCAGCTGAACAAAACAAAGTGGTGTCTGTGTTCTACACAGTCATAATCCCCATGTTGAACCCCCTCATCTACAGTCTCAGAAACAAGGAGGTTAAAGAGGCCATGACAAAATTAATGGCTAGAACACATTGGTGGTCCTAAagtaatcttatttttaataataaacattgTGTAATGAAGACTTCTCCTgcagatgaataaataatacaCTAAGTAAATTTCAGTGCATATTCATAGTGTTCGAGACTCACaaattttattacattattccaagaaaaaaattcagtgtaaaaaaaataaatgtgcattCACCAAGATAGgaacattagcaaaaaaaaaaaagaaaaaggtttgaagcacactgattgaaaccacccaccctggccaggcaccataataaccatttgcatgagttgttttatgacaggagatcctgataagaaatacagaactaataagcctgTGGTGGtgagttcgggaaaggtcgaaaggagacactgcgtgtctgtccacttcccagaattcCTCTCGCtaacatccatcttggctgagcaacgtgtacgccaccaggaaagactctgaattagaagaGTCTGAATTAGAAGACCACCTGGAaattaatcccatcaccataaaatccGAAACTGCGAGCCATGCGGtaaagcagttctcctgggttccttaccctactgctctccatccggatgccctttcccaataaaatctcttgctttgtcagcacatgtgtttccttggacaattcatttctgagtgttagacaagagcccagtttcaggccctggaaggggtccgccttcctgcaacaCCTACAAGTAcaaatcttttcaaataaattctgTGCTCTTTGAATGTAGTCTTTGGAAATAACTGCTGGAAGCACCTGAAACTCCTTGAGTGGGAAATAAAGAGCAGTGTTGCTATCCATAATCTTATCATCTGACAGAGATGGTATCCATGATGTACAGATAATCTAAGGACAGAAATCAGTAATGCTGGTAGTTGTAAAGCTTCTGCTGCTTTGTGATCTGAGCAACAGGATTCTTCCCACAATATCTCTGCAGGTGAGTCTCAGCAAGCTAACTCAGAGGATATCTGAAAGCTCCATTTAGCTTAGCTCTTCCCTTGCAGGGATCTATTCTCAAAAATATGTTCAATAGTTTCCAGAAGAAAGACTACTGGGAGCTAATTGACATGACCTGGCTCCTTTCTAGGTCAGAAAGtaaggtatctttttttttttaaggttgttcAATCTTGTCCAATGTATGCTGCATACTCCTATAAGGTGTGTTAAACCATTCTTTCCCTCCTAGTCTTGTTGCCTCTTATACTGAAATTCTCAGATTTCTTGCACATAATTTCATTGGAACTTCTGGATTAGCCCATAAAATGCTCTCTTTAAACCAGATGGTTTCCcttatagaattttaaattatttgtatttttatagacTTCTTTGTGTTTCTTCTCCCAGTTGTTTTATTCTATgtggatatttttaaataaaaagggataatatttttaaggatattatttttcctttaataaatataaatatgagaCTAATCTTAATACAAGTTATATCATGTGATCTTTCTATTTAGTTATAATCAATGTTTCCACTGTCCACTACATTAAGTCCAGAGTGAGATTAGCTTCACGGTAGTGTGAGACATCTCTCCTTTTTGTCCTCCCCTCTTTAAACAACTAATTAGGCATCCATACATCAACAAAGTGCCTCAGTGGGTGTTGTGGGATCCAGAACCATACACCAAGGGATCCAGGAGGAATCTTGACCACCTATGCATCTAGTGATGGTCAGAAAGACCCCAATATGGGCCTCAAAACCAGCAGGGGTCAGTGAATTTGCCTCAATTCTTCTTGGCCCCTGCCAAGGAAAACCTGGGGAGTGCAGACTTGAGCAGAAACCTACGGATCAGCGAGACTGTGGAAATGTAGCTTTCCAGGTGAGGGATTCCTGCACGCAGctggagaaaaataatagtaatgtgAGTTTGGGTGCAGTGAAGACTACAGCTTTGCCCATACTGCTGTTTCCCCAAGGCAACAGTGCCTGGGGTGGAACTAGCAAGCAGTGTCCAATCCTACACAGGAAAAGGATAGCAGTGAGTGAGTGCATGTCTTCCCTGGCATTTCAAGACACTGCTGGAGAAGTCCATCTAAAAAAGTGTTACTGAGGCAATACCTCCAtgactggggtggggagaagatcagaaaagaagcagaTAAGAATGTTAAAGGACACTAAAGGGATGAAATTAAGCTGACCATATTCAGTAATTAAGCAAGAAGTCTACAAGCCTCTGGGAGCAGGTATATCCATACAAGTTCAGGGAAAAATCCCAGATATTATAGGAAATGCAAAACCATCACTGTAAAATTACAAGGCACATGAAGACTGAAGGAAGTATGTCATCACCAAAAGAATAATAATAGCCTTCCAGTAACTGAACTCAATGGCACAAAATACTGAAATCTGACAAAGAATTTGAAATACCTTGAGGAAACTCAACAAGctattaaaaaacacagaaagacaatatattaaaaagtgagTCATTTAACAAAGAGATAGAAATTATGTAAAAAAGAATCCaacagaaattctggagctgaagaattcaataaatgaaatgaa
Protein-coding regions in this window:
- the LOC109568838 gene encoding olfactory receptor 5P80-like — protein: MGTGNYTTVTEFIILGLAENTTVCAILFIVFLGIYLVTLMGNISIIMLIRSSPQLHTPMYLFLCHLAFVDIGYSSSVTPVMLMGFLRKGTSIQVAGCVAQLCSVVTFGTAECFLLAAMAYDRYAAICLPLLYSTHMSPRIFIVLVGASYLGGCVNAWTFTGCLLSLSFCGSNKVNHFFCDYSPLWKLSCSHDFTSEIIPAISSGSVIVATVFIIALSYIYILFSILKMRSTEGRRKAFSTCTSHLTAVTLFYGTITFIYVMPKSSYSAEQNKVVSVFYTVIIPMLNPLIYSLRNKEVKEAMTKLMARTHWWS